GTCTGTCTTCAGGGGCAGCGGGCGGCCGTTCCAGTTCAGTCCAAAGCCTGCATGGGCATAGGAACTGCCCACTGGGTGGACGGCAGTGCCGGCGTCAGCGTCCTTGCCGCATAATGCGGCATGGCTCCAGTGTCTCTTTTCGCTGAGGGTGCCGGTTTGTTCTGCGCGAGTGAAACAGGCCTGATGCGCGGCAGAATGGGAATAGACCTCCATGCCCAGTTCGTGCACCACGGCGCGGATTTCGGCCTCGTTCATGAACCCGTCACAGTTTCCGGCCAAGGACTGCTGCATTATGTCGCCAAAAGCCGGCACTGAGGGCGGATTCATGGTTTGATCCGCGCGGAGACGGGTCCGGCCGGGCTGAACAAAATCGGTGATGGCGAATAAAACCCCATGCATGTCCCGGCGCAAGAGCTGGGGTACTGCGTACACCCAGTTGTCCAGCGTGCAGTCGTCGAAGGTAATGACTACCGAGGGGCCGGTTTGAGGTGTTTGTCCCTGTATGATGCGGTGCAGATTGGCCAGGCTGATGGTCTGAAAGCCTAATTTTTTGATGAGATCAAGATGGCTCCCAAATTTTTCGGGTGTCATGCCGCTGGCCGGTCGTACCTGATGATAGCACAGGATCGGAATGCTTGCGCCCAGCAGCGGCTGGGTCAGAGAGATGATACTCATGCGTTGGCCTGTCTGCGCAAATCGGAATAAAGGGCGAGGGTTCGGGCTTGCATGGCCTCAATGGAAAATTCGTCGCGAAAAGATTTTTGATTTGCCACGGGCAGGGCCAGAGCCTTCTCCAGCTGTTTTGCGCCCGATGTGAACCCATCCATGAAAGCAATACGCGGGTAATATTCATGAATTTCTTCAAGAGGGGCGGTTTTCAGCGCCAGGATGGGCAGGCCGTGGGCACATGCTTCGAGGGCCACGCCAGGCATGCCTTCAACTCCCGGGTCGGAGCAGAAAATCAGGCAATCAAGAGCCGCGTAACAGCGATGAATGTCATGGCGTTCACCGAGAAAGGTGATCTCAGGCTCCAGGCCGTGCTCTCGGCTCCAGGCCTGATGCCGGGAAAGCCCCTCGCCGTCGCCGATGACCACAAAGTGATATCTGCCAGGAGACTCGAGTGATGCCTGGCGTGCGATTGCAAGAAAACGTCCGACCCCCTTGCCTCGCGCGATGCGGCCCACGAAGCCGACAAGTTTTCCTTCCGTGGGTAGGCCCAGTTCCGTTCGGGATGCCGCCTCGGTGTTGCCGGGCAGATCGAGGCCGTTGTGCAGGATGGTCATCATCTTGTCCGGCAGTCGCGTGTGTCTTTTGAAATATTCGAGCGATTCACGGGAAACGAACAGCACCTTGTGTGAAAAAAGCCGGTGAACCAGGCGTTCTTCCAGCATCTGCTTTTTGCGTCGCATGGCGGTTGTTCCGTACCAGTGCAGGTCGCTCAAATGCACCTGTCCGATCCGCACCGGTACCCGAGCCAGTGCCGCCGCCAGGATGCCAAAGATATTGCCGCCGAAAGAATGTGTATGAACGATATCGGCCCGGTGTTTGCGGAAAAGTTTTGCCAGTCGCCAAATGGCCGCCGGGTTCCAGTGCCCCTTGCGAGGCAGGAAGTGGGTATGCACGCCGAGCTTGGCCAGTTCATCAAAGAATACGCCCCTGTCTTTGTAGGTCACGACGTGCACTTCGTAGTGCTCCGTCAGCAAAGGCAAAAGTGCGCGCAGCCGTTTCTGCACGCCGCCCACCTTCAGATTGTTCGTGACTCGAAAAAGAACCGGTTTATTCATTTGTTTATTCTTGGCGGGCCAGAATTTTTTTCGCCAGCACGGCCGCCCCGAAGCCGTTGTCGATGTTGACCACTC
This sequence is a window from Desulfomicrobium apsheronum. Protein-coding genes within it:
- a CDS encoding glycosyltransferase, whose product is MNKPVLFRVTNNLKVGGVQKRLRALLPLLTEHYEVHVVTYKDRGVFFDELAKLGVHTHFLPRKGHWNPAAIWRLAKLFRKHRADIVHTHSFGGNIFGILAAALARVPVRIGQVHLSDLHWYGTTAMRRKKQMLEERLVHRLFSHKVLFVSRESLEYFKRHTRLPDKMMTILHNGLDLPGNTEAASRTELGLPTEGKLVGFVGRIARGKGVGRFLAIARQASLESPGRYHFVVIGDGEGLSRHQAWSREHGLEPEITFLGERHDIHRCYAALDCLIFCSDPGVEGMPGVALEACAHGLPILALKTAPLEEIHEYYPRIAFMDGFTSGAKQLEKALALPVANQKSFRDEFSIEAMQARTLALYSDLRRQANA
- a CDS encoding polysaccharide deacetylase family protein — encoded protein: MSIISLTQPLLGASIPILCYHQVRPASGMTPEKFGSHLDLIKKLGFQTISLANLHRIIQGQTPQTGPSVVITFDDCTLDNWVYAVPQLLRRDMHGVLFAITDFVQPGRTRLRADQTMNPPSVPAFGDIMQQSLAGNCDGFMNEAEIRAVVHELGMEVYSHSAAHQACFTRAEQTGTLSEKRHWSHAALCGKDADAGTAVHPVGSSYAHAGFGLNWNGRPLPLKTDQERLAFCLQDFSTAKAKLEDLLDLPCPFLCLPWGEYDDITLPAAKKAGYEGVLNLEAGHVGPGIDPMRIGRLAVKDRKTLPWLALKTLLLAHRTLAPWAQRRSVGRRT